In Lysobacter luteus, a single window of DNA contains:
- a CDS encoding DNA polymerase III subunit chi: MQADFYLVKKERFREEPLLLVCELAKKAHARGLPMLVLARDAAQAERLDDLLWSFEPDAFIPHQIAGEDVEEEEADVLIAPPEVDAPLRALVLNLRDAAVEGTFQRVLEVVPADDSAREPLRERWKQYKARGFELKAHDM; this comes from the coding sequence ATGCAGGCCGATTTCTACCTGGTCAAGAAGGAGCGGTTCCGCGAGGAGCCGCTCCTGCTCGTATGCGAGCTGGCCAAGAAGGCCCACGCGCGCGGCCTGCCGATGCTGGTGCTGGCGCGCGACGCCGCCCAGGCCGAGCGGCTGGACGACCTGCTGTGGTCGTTCGAACCGGACGCCTTCATCCCGCACCAGATCGCCGGTGAGGACGTGGAGGAGGAAGAGGCCGACGTGCTGATCGCCCCGCCCGAGGTCGACGCCCCGTTGCGCGCGCTCGTGCTCAACCTGCGCGACGCGGCGGTGGAAGGCACGTTCCAGCGCGTGCTCGAGGTGGTGCCGGCCGACGACTCCGCCCGCGAGCCGCTGCGCGAGCGCTGGAAGCAATACAAGGCGCGCGGCTTCGAGCTCAAAGCGCACGACATGTGA
- a CDS encoding leucyl aminopeptidase, with protein MALEFELNRNDAAATEADCIVVGAFSDNTLTATGQALDRASGGRIGKLLERGDVGGKTGRTALLHDLDGVTAPRVLVVGLGEAGKFGVAQYLKAVGDAARALKTGPVGHALLTLTEVAVAGRDAAWAIRQAVITADHASYRYTATLGDKSRKKAEEPGLRKLSVQASGDGAEAALAQGQAIAAGVQFARELGNLPPNICNPGYLAAQAQEFAGRFDNTSCEVLDVAAMEKLGMGALLAVGRGSANPPRLIALKYNGAAEGERPYVLVGKGITFDTGGINLKTQGGIEEMKFDMCGAATVMGTFVSAVGMKLPLNLVVVVPAVENMPDADAYRPSDVLTSMSGQTIEVGNTDAEGRLILCDALTWSQKFKPAALVDVATLTGACMVALGKYASGLMSKDDDLADELLAAGEEVFDRAWRLPLWDEYQSMIESTYADIYNVGGRWGGAITAGCFLSRFTEGQRWAHLDIAGSGSDEGKRGMATGRPVGLLSQWLLDRSAK; from the coding sequence ATGGCACTCGAATTCGAACTGAACCGCAACGACGCCGCCGCCACCGAGGCGGACTGCATCGTCGTCGGCGCGTTCTCCGACAACACCCTCACCGCGACCGGCCAAGCGCTGGATCGCGCCAGCGGCGGCCGCATCGGCAAGCTGCTCGAGCGGGGGGACGTCGGCGGCAAGACCGGCCGGACCGCCCTGCTGCACGACCTGGACGGCGTGACCGCGCCCCGCGTGCTGGTGGTCGGGCTGGGCGAGGCGGGCAAGTTCGGTGTCGCCCAGTACCTCAAGGCCGTCGGTGACGCCGCCCGCGCGCTCAAGACGGGTCCGGTCGGGCATGCGCTGCTGACCCTCACCGAGGTCGCGGTGGCCGGCCGCGACGCCGCCTGGGCGATCCGCCAGGCCGTGATCACCGCCGACCACGCCAGCTACCGCTACACCGCCACGCTGGGCGACAAGAGCCGCAAGAAGGCCGAGGAACCCGGTCTGCGCAAGCTGTCGGTGCAGGCCAGCGGCGACGGCGCCGAGGCCGCGCTGGCGCAGGGCCAGGCGATTGCCGCGGGCGTCCAGTTCGCCCGCGAGCTCGGCAACCTGCCGCCCAACATCTGCAACCCGGGTTACCTGGCCGCGCAGGCGCAGGAGTTCGCCGGCCGCTTCGACAACACCAGTTGTGAAGTGCTCGACGTCGCCGCGATGGAGAAGCTCGGCATGGGCGCGCTGCTCGCGGTCGGCCGCGGCTCGGCCAATCCGCCCCGGCTGATCGCGCTGAAGTACAACGGTGCCGCCGAGGGCGAGCGCCCGTACGTGCTGGTCGGCAAGGGCATCACCTTCGACACCGGCGGCATCAACCTCAAGACCCAGGGCGGGATCGAGGAGATGAAGTTCGACATGTGCGGTGCCGCCACCGTGATGGGCACGTTCGTGTCGGCGGTCGGCATGAAGCTGCCGCTCAACCTGGTGGTGGTGGTGCCGGCGGTCGAGAACATGCCCGACGCCGATGCGTACCGCCCGTCCGACGTGCTCACCAGCATGTCCGGCCAGACCATCGAAGTGGGCAATACCGACGCCGAGGGCCGCCTGATCCTGTGCGACGCGCTGACCTGGTCGCAGAAGTTCAAGCCCGCCGCGCTGGTCGACGTCGCCACCCTCACCGGTGCCTGCATGGTCGCGCTGGGCAAGTACGCCTCGGGCCTGATGAGCAAGGACGACGACCTGGCCGACGAACTGCTGGCCGCCGGCGAGGAGGTGTTCGACCGCGCCTGGCGCCTGCCGCTGTGGGACGAGTACCAGAGCATGATCGAGTCCACCTACGCCGACATCTACAACGTCGGCGGCCGCTGGGGCGGCGCGATCACCGCCGGCTGCTTCCTGTCGCGCTTCACCGAGGGCCAGCGCTGGGCGCACCTGGACATCGCCGGCAGCGGCAGCGACGAGGGCAAGCGTGGCATGGCCACCGGCCGCCCGGTCGGTTTGCTGAGCCAGTGGCTGCTGGACCGGTCGGCGAAGTAA
- a CDS encoding RDD family protein — MKPPATPPARPAALVGWRLLALFYDLWPVLAVWMVAGAVFAFGYTLAGHDPHENIAPFSPLQFALWGVCWLLAGAYATVSWRRGGQTIGMRPWRLHLAGADGTRPSWRALWVRYAVGTVSLLAAGLGFWWAWIDRDGLAWHDRASGTRLRRAPKAGR, encoded by the coding sequence ATGAAACCGCCCGCCACGCCCCCTGCCCGCCCCGCCGCCCTGGTCGGCTGGCGCCTGCTCGCGCTGTTCTACGACCTGTGGCCGGTGCTGGCGGTGTGGATGGTCGCCGGTGCCGTGTTCGCGTTCGGCTACACCCTCGCCGGCCACGATCCGCACGAGAACATCGCCCCCTTCAGCCCGCTGCAGTTCGCGCTGTGGGGGGTGTGCTGGCTGCTCGCCGGCGCCTACGCCACGGTCAGCTGGCGCCGCGGCGGCCAGACCATCGGCATGCGGCCATGGCGGCTGCACTTGGCCGGGGCGGACGGTACGAGGCCGTCGTGGCGCGCGCTCTGGGTCCGCTATGCGGTGGGCACGGTGTCGCTGCTGGCGGCCGGGCTGGGGTTCTGGTGGGCGTGGATCGACCGCGATGGCCTGGCGTGGCATGACCGCGCGAGCGGGACGCGGCTGCGGCGGGCGCCGAAGGCTGGGCGGTAG
- the xerD gene encoding site-specific tyrosine recombinase XerD — protein sequence MDTRDPARPRARTPADRRQAAMALPPLPDADAAVIDAFLDATWAEAGLARPTLDSYRRDLGGFARWRGGRDGGLAGADRAALFDYLAWRMRENYSPRSNARLLSALRAFYGWRVRRGERTDDPTALLEPPRLPRLLPKALAESQVDALLDAPDVDDPIGLRDRAMLELMYACGLRVSELANLPATALNLRQGVLRVSGKGGKERLVPLGEEARHWLERYLAHARPQLAGKRVLAPLFIGASGEPPSRQQVWQRVKRYAAAAGIDPARISPHGLRHSFATHLLNHGADLRALQMLLGHSSLSTTQIYTLVAREQLKQLHARHHPRG from the coding sequence ATGGATACCCGCGATCCCGCCCGCCCGCGTGCGCGCACCCCGGCGGACCGCCGGCAGGCGGCCATGGCGCTGCCACCGCTGCCCGACGCGGATGCCGCGGTGATCGACGCGTTCCTGGACGCGACCTGGGCCGAGGCCGGCCTCGCGCGGCCGACACTGGACAGCTACCGGCGAGACCTCGGCGGTTTCGCGCGCTGGCGCGGAGGGCGTGATGGCGGGCTGGCCGGTGCCGACCGCGCGGCACTGTTCGACTACCTGGCCTGGCGCATGCGCGAGAACTACTCGCCGCGCAGCAACGCCCGGCTGCTGTCGGCGCTGCGTGCGTTCTATGGCTGGCGGGTGCGGCGCGGCGAGCGCACCGACGACCCGACCGCGCTGCTGGAGCCACCCCGGCTGCCGCGCCTGCTGCCCAAGGCCCTGGCCGAAAGCCAGGTCGATGCGTTGCTGGACGCGCCGGACGTCGACGACCCGATCGGCCTGCGCGACCGCGCGATGCTGGAGCTGATGTACGCCTGCGGCCTGCGCGTCAGCGAGCTGGCCAACCTGCCGGCGACCGCGCTCAACCTGCGCCAGGGCGTGCTGCGGGTCAGCGGCAAGGGAGGCAAGGAACGCCTGGTGCCGCTGGGCGAGGAGGCCCGGCACTGGCTCGAGCGCTACCTGGCCCACGCCCGCCCGCAACTGGCGGGCAAGCGCGTGCTGGCGCCACTGTTCATCGGCGCCAGCGGCGAGCCACCGAGCCGGCAGCAGGTGTGGCAACGGGTCAAGCGCTACGCCGCGGCCGCCGGTATCGACCCGGCCCGCATCAGTCCGCACGGGCTGCGGCACAGCTTCGCGACCCACCTGCTCAACCACGGCGCCGACCTGCGCGCGCTGCAGATGCTGCTCGGCCACAGCTCGCTGTCGACCACGCAGATCTACACGCTGGTGGCGCGCGAGCAGCTCAAGCAGCTGCACGCACGCCACCATCCGCGCGGCTGA
- a CDS encoding DsbC family protein, with protein MKRTLLVAALGALSLSACAKTPDASGADAAPRSSATPATLAAKPAAGTADARAVDAIKQLNPRIEVESVGAAPLPGFREAIVGGQVVYVSDDGRYLFLPGSGGALIDSRTDRNLTEVALAGMRTKLLETIPASERIVFAPPNPRHTVTVFTDVECGYCRKLHSEIAQYNAQGIAVEYLAFPRMGIGSEDFEKMVSVWCADDRKQALTDAKASGKVQERDCKNTVTMQYNIGQRVGLTGTPMILSEDGIQLGGYVPPQALRETLDRMAAEKAAAGADTGAAGGA; from the coding sequence ATGAAACGCACCCTCCTCGTCGCCGCACTCGGCGCCCTCAGCCTCTCCGCCTGTGCCAAGACGCCCGACGCTTCCGGCGCCGACGCCGCGCCGCGGTCCTCGGCCACGCCGGCAACGCTCGCGGCCAAGCCGGCAGCAGGCACGGCCGACGCGCGCGCGGTCGACGCGATCAAGCAGCTCAATCCGCGGATCGAGGTCGAGAGTGTCGGCGCCGCGCCGCTGCCGGGTTTCCGCGAGGCGATCGTCGGCGGCCAGGTGGTCTACGTCAGCGACGATGGCCGCTACCTGTTCCTGCCCGGTTCGGGCGGCGCCCTGATCGACAGCCGGACCGACCGCAACCTGACCGAGGTCGCGCTGGCCGGCATGCGCACCAAGCTGCTGGAGACGATCCCGGCGAGCGAGCGCATCGTGTTCGCGCCGCCGAACCCCAGGCATACCGTCACCGTGTTCACCGACGTCGAATGCGGCTACTGCCGCAAGCTCCACAGCGAGATCGCGCAGTACAACGCGCAGGGCATCGCGGTGGAGTACCTGGCGTTCCCGCGGATGGGCATCGGCAGCGAGGACTTCGAGAAGATGGTCTCGGTCTGGTGCGCCGACGACCGCAAGCAGGCGCTCACCGACGCCAAGGCCAGCGGCAAGGTCCAGGAGCGCGACTGCAAGAACACCGTCACCATGCAGTACAACATCGGCCAGCGGGTCGGCCTGACCGGTACCCCGATGATCCTGTCCGAGGACGGCATCCAGCTGGGCGGCTACGTCCCGCCGCAGGCGCTGCGCGAGACGCTCGACCGGATGGCCGCGGAGAAGGCCGCGGCTGGCGCTGACACCGGCGCCGCCGGCGGCGCGTGA
- the lptG gene encoding LPS export ABC transporter permease LptG: MMPFPKIHDLYLGKVVLATVVLTWAVLLGLDVMLALVGEFGDIGDGRYGAMEAIVHTLYTVPRRGHYLFPTAAVIGSLMALGQLAATSELTALRAIGLSRRRLTVTVVAALTLLTALMVVNGETLGPWGQRRADALKASSRSDDLIVAQYSGVWAREGDVILNAEGGEERVDGNDRWLELHDVRLYEFEDDGRLQSLARVAVAEHRPGGWLLRDVTRTTFAEDSVSRETVAEERWESQLDATALSADVDRPRYLSATELRSAIQYRRRNGLDAGEYEEHYWGRWFYPLNVLALCLAAIPFAFGSLRSGGLGKRLFIGIVFALGFWLLQTQFVKMASAFNFDFRLAYALPTVVMVAVSVFLFRKRSG, translated from the coding sequence ATGATGCCGTTCCCGAAGATCCACGACCTCTACCTGGGCAAGGTCGTGCTGGCCACCGTCGTGCTGACGTGGGCGGTGCTGCTCGGCCTGGACGTGATGCTGGCACTGGTCGGCGAGTTCGGCGACATCGGCGACGGCCGCTACGGGGCGATGGAAGCCATCGTCCATACGCTCTATACGGTGCCGCGGCGCGGGCATTACCTGTTCCCGACTGCGGCGGTGATCGGCTCTTTGATGGCGCTCGGGCAGCTGGCCGCCACTTCCGAGCTGACCGCGCTGCGGGCGATCGGCCTGTCGCGCCGGCGCCTGACCGTGACCGTCGTGGCAGCCCTGACCCTGCTGACCGCGCTGATGGTGGTGAATGGCGAGACGCTCGGCCCGTGGGGCCAGCGCCGGGCCGACGCGCTGAAGGCGTCGTCGCGGTCCGACGACCTCATCGTGGCGCAGTACTCGGGTGTGTGGGCCCGCGAGGGCGACGTCATCCTCAATGCCGAGGGCGGCGAGGAGCGCGTCGATGGCAACGACCGCTGGCTGGAGCTGCACGACGTGCGGCTGTACGAGTTCGAGGACGACGGCCGGCTGCAGTCGCTGGCGCGCGTCGCGGTCGCCGAGCATCGGCCGGGCGGCTGGCTGCTACGGGACGTGACCCGGACGACGTTCGCCGAAGATTCGGTATCACGCGAGACGGTCGCCGAGGAGCGCTGGGAGTCGCAGTTGGACGCCACCGCGCTGAGCGCCGATGTCGACCGCCCGCGCTACCTGAGCGCGACCGAGCTGCGCAGCGCGATCCAGTACCGGCGTCGCAACGGGCTGGACGCCGGCGAATACGAGGAGCACTACTGGGGGCGCTGGTTCTACCCACTCAATGTGCTCGCGTTGTGCCTGGCCGCGATCCCGTTCGCGTTCGGCAGCCTGCGCAGCGGTGGCCTGGGCAAACGGCTGTTCATCGGCATTGTGTTCGCGCTCGGCTTCTGGCTGCTGCAGACGCAGTTCGTGAAAATGGCCAGCGCGTTCAACTTCGACTTCCGGCTTGCCTATGCATTGCCGACCGTCGTGATGGTGGCGGTGTCGGTATTCCTGTTCCGCAAGCGCTCCGGCTGA
- the lptF gene encoding LPS export ABC transporter permease LptF, translating to MLKLDRYLLSEFAQSTFAALVVLLIVSVGGVITDVLKDIASGRLPAGLMLSQLGLVLLNWLPLILPLALMLGMMLGVGRLYRDSEMPVIAASGVGPTRLLKPVLMLVVPVVLVVGACSLWLGPMAEGISRKMINEANRNLVVSGLEPGSFTELPGGGVVYVGAMSADGSQFRRVFIYRRSDDRLDVTTANAGALSVDAEGERYLELADGFQVEGPADDGLDYRLMRYATNEVRLPAGEERYDPNDPEMMPTTRLLGDPRPEAKAQLHFRLAPPFLTLAFGLMAVPLARSTPRQARYGRVMMGFLAYLVGIQMALMGRDWLETGRIAPALGLWWLVLPLLVFALWLYFTDGRMRQPLRVRRPATAGAAR from the coding sequence ATGCTCAAGCTCGACCGATACCTGCTCAGCGAATTCGCCCAATCGACCTTCGCCGCGCTGGTGGTGCTGCTGATCGTCAGCGTCGGGGGCGTGATCACCGACGTGCTCAAGGACATCGCCTCCGGCCGGCTGCCGGCGGGCCTGATGCTGTCGCAGCTCGGCCTGGTGCTGCTGAACTGGCTGCCGCTGATCCTGCCGCTGGCCCTGATGTTGGGGATGATGCTCGGCGTCGGCCGGTTGTACCGCGATTCGGAGATGCCGGTGATCGCCGCCAGCGGCGTCGGCCCGACACGCCTGCTCAAGCCGGTGCTGATGCTGGTGGTGCCGGTGGTGCTGGTGGTCGGCGCGTGCTCGCTGTGGCTGGGGCCGATGGCCGAGGGGATCTCGCGGAAGATGATCAACGAGGCCAACCGCAACCTCGTGGTGTCCGGGCTTGAGCCGGGCAGTTTCACCGAGCTCCCCGGCGGCGGCGTTGTCTACGTGGGCGCGATGTCGGCCGACGGCAGCCAGTTCCGCCGGGTGTTCATCTACCGTCGCTCGGACGACCGGCTCGACGTGACCACGGCCAACGCTGGCGCCCTCAGCGTTGATGCCGAGGGCGAGCGCTACCTGGAGCTGGCGGACGGATTCCAGGTCGAGGGTCCGGCCGACGACGGGCTGGACTACCGCCTGATGCGCTACGCCACCAACGAGGTGCGCCTGCCGGCTGGCGAGGAGCGCTACGACCCCAACGACCCGGAAATGATGCCGACCACCCGCTTGCTGGGCGACCCGCGGCCGGAGGCGAAGGCGCAGCTGCATTTCCGCCTCGCGCCGCCGTTCCTGACCCTGGCGTTCGGCCTGATGGCGGTGCCGCTGGCCCGCAGCACGCCGCGGCAGGCCCGCTACGGGCGCGTGATGATGGGCTTCCTGGCCTACCTGGTTGGTATCCAGATGGCGCTGATGGGGCGTGACTGGCTGGAGACCGGACGGATCGCGCCGGCGCTGGGCCTGTGGTGGCTGGTGCTGCCGCTGCTGGTGTTCGCGCTGTGGCTGTACTTCACCGACGGCAGGATGCGCCAACCGTTGCGCGTCCGCCGCCCGGCCACCGCGGGGGCCGCGCGATGA